The following are encoded together in the Pseudomonas maumuensis genome:
- a CDS encoding HvfX family Cu-binding RiPP maturation protein has translation MLTTTLTRPFLALDRAGSWSADLPLRLFLAWEFFESGLEKFNGSNWFADLQGSFPFPFDLLPAGLNWQLSMWAELLCPLLLLLGLGTRLASAVLMVVTVVAIAAVHWPSQWSSLAELGRGYAISDQGFGNFKLPLIYLVALLPLLLKGAGRLSLDHWLWRRR, from the coding sequence ATGTTGACGACCACTCTGACCCGCCCCTTCCTGGCCCTCGACCGTGCCGGAAGCTGGAGCGCCGACCTGCCGTTGCGCCTGTTCCTGGCCTGGGAGTTCTTCGAATCAGGCCTGGAGAAATTCAACGGCAGCAACTGGTTCGCCGATCTGCAAGGCAGTTTCCCCTTCCCATTCGACCTGCTGCCGGCAGGCCTGAACTGGCAACTGTCGATGTGGGCTGAGCTGCTCTGCCCGCTGCTCCTGCTGCTCGGCCTCGGCACCCGCCTGGCCTCGGCGGTGCTGATGGTGGTGACCGTGGTGGCGATCGCGGCGGTGCATTGGCCAAGCCAGTGGTCGAGCCTGGCGGAACTGGGGCGGGGGTATGCGATCAGCGACCAGGGGTTCGGCAATTTCAAACTGCCGCTGATCTATCTGGTGGCGTTGCTGCCGCTATTGCTGAAGGGCGCTGGAAGGTTGAGCCTGGATCACTGGCTGTGGCGTCGGCGTTAA
- a CDS encoding ferric reductase-like transmembrane domain-containing protein, whose translation MKALPLPAGWKLFHTLAALILLMTALVLATHPLGVDGLRSAIRATARSSFALFLLTFLASTLVTLLPGPPSRQLLRERRYLGLAFAFSHTVHGVLIYLYAQRYPELFWAGRSTLANIPGSVGYLFILLLSLTSFKAPMRLLGPRLWKGLHSTGTWVLAAVFCLSFYKRIPMGGWYPLAFALIVAAIALKLIAKQVQRARRAAPALSH comes from the coding sequence ATGAAAGCTTTGCCACTGCCCGCTGGCTGGAAGCTGTTCCACACCCTCGCGGCCCTGATCCTGTTGATGACCGCCCTGGTCCTCGCCACTCATCCGCTGGGTGTCGACGGCCTGCGCAGCGCCATCCGCGCCACAGCGCGCAGCTCCTTCGCGCTGTTCCTGCTGACCTTCCTTGCCTCGACGCTGGTCACCCTACTGCCCGGCCCGCCCAGCCGCCAGTTGCTCCGAGAGCGGCGCTACCTGGGCTTGGCCTTCGCCTTCTCGCATACGGTCCATGGCGTGCTGATCTACCTGTATGCGCAGCGCTACCCGGAGCTGTTCTGGGCCGGACGCAGCACGCTGGCGAACATTCCGGGCTCGGTGGGCTACCTGTTCATCCTGCTGCTGAGCCTGACTTCGTTCAAGGCACCGATGCGCCTGCTCGGCCCACGCCTGTGGAAGGGCCTGCACAGCACCGGGACCTGGGTGCTGGCAGCAGTGTTCTGCCTGTCGTTCTACAAGCGCATCCCCATGGGCGGTTGGTATCCCCTGGCGTTCGCCCTGATAGTCGCCGCCATCGCCCTCAAACTCATCGCCAAGCAGGTCCAACGTGCGCGCCGGGCCGCGCCTGCGCTGTCGCACTGA
- a CDS encoding sel1 repeat family protein yields MPLLLAAVGAQALEVNIDPHADLLYRQALPLLEQADNQDDSASPLRTAVGDPELSRQGQAMAHTLPTAVALLKKSVALGHPVAQYRLALYYTTYLPANQIAEAACPLLEASLKQGFAPPALAIAHWCIPYNASPAYRQALEAVPSMATLYAAYYPQPATRLACNRSRPQGLQLQWGRQRDYQAEIYRLLGELDPRQRQAFLQKAVEINGCATAQQRLTSNR; encoded by the coding sequence ATGCCGTTGCTGCTGGCCGCCGTCGGTGCCCAGGCCCTGGAAGTGAACATCGATCCCCATGCCGACCTGCTGTACCGCCAGGCACTGCCCCTGCTGGAACAGGCCGACAACCAGGACGACAGCGCCAGCCCGCTGCGCACCGCCGTTGGCGACCCCGAGCTCAGCCGCCAGGGCCAGGCCATGGCGCACACACTGCCCACGGCCGTGGCGCTGCTGAAGAAATCCGTCGCCCTCGGCCACCCGGTGGCCCAGTACCGCCTGGCGCTGTACTACACCACCTATTTGCCAGCCAACCAGATCGCCGAGGCCGCCTGCCCATTGCTCGAAGCCAGCCTCAAGCAAGGCTTCGCTCCCCCCGCGTTGGCCATCGCCCACTGGTGCATACCCTACAATGCCAGCCCTGCCTACCGTCAGGCCCTGGAGGCAGTACCCAGCATGGCCACGCTGTATGCCGCCTACTATCCGCAGCCGGCCACGCGCCTGGCCTGCAACCGCAGCAGGCCACAAGGCCTGCAGCTGCAGTGGGGGCGCCAGCGCGACTATCAAGCCGAGATCTACCGGCTGCTGGGCGAGCTCGACCCTCGCCAGCGCCAGGCCTTTCTGCAGAAGGCAGTGGAGATCAACGGCTGCGCGACTGCGCAGCAACGCCTGACCAGTAATCGCTAA
- a CDS encoding LysE family translocator, with translation MNTALTATYALTVLLLIATPGPVVALIVNTAAASGSRKALFTAVGTNWASLVLIGAAAWIILTSAAIDKTWLSAMSLLGCLFIGYIALGTLREVLQTPAEDATQAATGVQPGRGGLLQGFMVGISNPKDIIFFIAFFPQFIQITESFGKSMVVLSLLWIAIDFAVLSLYIFAIGKIASPRSNRLISLASGVALLLIAAVGLAYNLKELAA, from the coding sequence GTGAATACCGCACTGACCGCCACCTACGCCCTCACCGTCCTGCTGCTGATCGCCACCCCCGGCCCGGTGGTGGCCCTGATCGTCAACACCGCCGCCGCTTCGGGCTCGCGCAAGGCCCTGTTCACCGCCGTCGGCACCAACTGGGCGTCACTGGTGCTGATCGGCGCGGCCGCCTGGATCATCCTGACCAGCGCGGCGATCGACAAGACCTGGCTCAGCGCCATGAGCCTGCTGGGCTGCCTGTTCATTGGCTACATCGCCCTGGGCACCCTGCGCGAGGTGCTGCAGACCCCGGCCGAGGACGCCACCCAGGCCGCAACCGGCGTACAGCCGGGCCGTGGCGGCCTGCTGCAGGGTTTCATGGTCGGCATCTCCAATCCGAAGGACATCATCTTCTTCATCGCCTTCTTCCCGCAGTTCATCCAGATCACCGAGTCGTTCGGCAAAAGCATGGTGGTGCTGTCGCTGCTATGGATCGCCATCGATTTCGCCGTGCTCAGCCTTTACATCTTCGCCATCGGCAAGATCGCCTCGCCGCGCAGCAACCGCCTGATCAGCCTGGCCTCGGGCGTTGCCCTGCTGCTGATCGCCGCCGTCGGCCTGGCCTACAACCTCAAGGAGCTGGCCGCCTGA